The following are encoded together in the Equus quagga isolate Etosha38 chromosome 1, UCLA_HA_Equagga_1.0, whole genome shotgun sequence genome:
- the OXTR gene encoding oxytocin receptor has protein sequence MEGALAANWSAEAANGSAAPPGAEGNRTAGPPQRNEALARVEVAVLCLILFLALSGNACVLLALRTTRHKHSRLFFFMKHLSIADLVVAVFQVLPQLLWDITFRFYGPDLLCRLVKYLQVVGMFASTYLLLLMSLDRCLAICQPLRVLRRRVDRLAVLATWLGCLVASAPQVHIFSLREVADGVFDCWAVFIQPWGPKAYVTWITLSVYIVPVIVLAACYGLISFKIWQNLRLKTAAAAAEGPEGASAGSGGHAAMARVSSVKLISKAKIRTVKMTFIIVLAFIVCWTPFFFVQMWSVWDPNAPKEASAFIIAMLLASLNSCCNPWIYMLFTGHLFHELVQRFFCCSSSYLKGSRPGETSASKKSNSSTFVLSGHSSSQKSCLQPATV, from the exons ATGGAGGGCGCGCTCGCGGCCAACTGGAGCGCCGAGGCGGCCAACGGGAGCGCGGCGCCGCCGGGGGCCGAGGGCAACCGCACCGCCGGGCCGCCGCAGCGCAACGAGGCCCTGGCGCGCGTGGAGGTGGCCGTGCTGTGCCTCATCCTCTTCCTGGCGCTGAGCGGCAACGCGTGTGTGCTGCTGGCGCTGCGCACCACGCGCCACAAGCACTCGCGCCTCTTCTTCTTCATGAAGCACTTGAGCATCGCCGATCTGGTGGTGGCCGTGTTTCAGGTGCTGCCGCAGCTGCTGTGGGACATCACCTTCCGCTTCTACGGGCCCGACCTGCTGTGCCGCCTGGTCAAGTACCTGCAGGTGGTGGGCATGTTCGCCTCCACCTACCTGCTGCTGCTCATGTCCCTCGACCGCTGCCTGGCCATCTGCCAGCCGCTGCGCGTGCTGCGCCGCCGCGTGGACCGCCTGGCCGTGCTCGCCACGTGGCTGGGCTGCCTGGTGGCCAGCGCACCGCAGGTGCACATCTTCTCGCTGCGCGAGGTGGCCGACGGCGTCTTTGACTGCTGGGCTGTCTTCATCCAGCCCTGGGGGCCCAAGGCCTACGTCACGTGGATCACGCTGTCCGTCTACATCGTGCCGGTCATCGTGCTCGCCGCCTGCTACGGCCTCATCAGCTTCAAGATCTGGCAGAACTTGCGGCTCAagacggcggcggcggccgctGAGGGGCCCGAGGGCGCGTCGGCGGGCAGCGGGGGGCACGCGGCTATGGCCCGCGTCAGCAGCGTCAAGCTCATCTCCAAGGCCAAGATCCGCACGGTCAAGATGACCTTCATCATCGTGCTGGCCTTCATCGTGTGCTGGACGCCATTCTTCTTCGTGCAGATGTGGAGCGTCTGGGACCCCAACGCGCCCAAGGAAG CCTCGGCTTTCATCATAGCCATGCTCCTGGCCAGCCTCAACAGCTGCTGCAACCCCTGGATCTACATGCTGTTCACGGGCCACCTCTTCCACGAACTCGTGCAGCGCTTCTTCTGCTGCTCCTCCAGCTACCTGAAGGGCAGCCGGCCCGGGGAGACGAGCGCCAGCAAGAAGAGCAACTCGTCCACCTTTGTCCTGAGCGGGCACAGCTCCAGCCAGAAGAGCTGCTTGCAGCCAGCCACTGTGTGA